A single region of the Musa acuminata AAA Group cultivar baxijiao chromosome BXJ1-11, Cavendish_Baxijiao_AAA, whole genome shotgun sequence genome encodes:
- the LOC135597730 gene encoding fasciclin-like arabinogalactan protein 4 encodes MGASSPPPPLPPLHPHLRIPHSAPARLLLLFLLLIFPPVSTSVNITAVLSAYPDLSDFNRLLRSTSVPGDLAGRSSLTILAVPNAYLLRSSAARAAAAADIADVLRYHVLLEYLSWPDLRSIPAGGKLVTTLYQTTGRAAGNLGAVNLTRDDEGAVTARSPFPFSASNATVLDLVGTLPYNVSIFAVDALLLPYGFDLAASETRPSVRVNITRVLVDGRDFNVAASMLEASGVASEFEAAERGAGITVFVPTDEAFADLPVTERLQSLPADRKAVVLRFHVLQSYYPLGSLESIVNPVQPTLATEDTGAGRFTLNITRVNGSVAIDTGVVQASITRTVFDQNPVAIFAVSKVLLPREIFTGETSGAMQAVAAAPQPPEAAGLAPQAAEEVDTPPASMSSPPGVREDVTSGADGREEVALFCTASLYLMLLLLRRFPCGTRS; translated from the exons ATGGGCGCAtcatctccacctcctcctcttcctcctctccaccCACATTTGCGTATTCCCCACTCTGCCCCTGCCCGGCTTCTCCTCCTTTTCCTGTTGCTTATATTCCCCCCCGTGTCCACGTCCGTTAACATCACCGCCGTGCTCTCCGCCTACCCCGACCTCTCCGACTTCAACCGCCTCCTCAGATCCACCTCTGTCCCCGGTGACCTCGCCGGCCGCTCCTCCCTCACCATTCTCGCCGTCCCCAACGCCTACCTCCTCCGCTCCTCCGCCGCCcgtgccgccgctgccgctgacaTCGCCGACGTCCTCCGCTACCACGTCCTCCTCGAGTACCTCTCCTGGCCCGACCTCCGCAGCATCCCCGCCGGCGGGAAACTCGTCACCACACTCTACCAGACCACCGGCCGCGCCGCCGGAAACCTCGGCGCCGTCAACCTCACCCGCGACGACGAAGGCGCCGTCACTGCGCGTTCGCCCTTCCCCTTCTCCGCCTCCAACGCCACCGTCCTCGACCTCGTCGGCACCCTCCCCTACAACGTCTCCATCTTCGCCGTCGACGCGCTCCTCCTCCCTTATGGGTTCGACCTCGCCGCCTCCGAGACCCGACCTTCCGTCCGGGTCAACATCACCCGGGTCCTCGTCGATGGCCGCGACTTCAACGTGGCAGCCTCCATGCTCGAGGCGTCGGGCGTCGCGTCGGAGTTCGAGGCCGCCGAGCGCGGCGCCGGGATCACCGTCTTCGTTCCCACGGACGAGGCCTTCGCGGATCTCCCCGTCACCGAGCGGCTGCAGTCGCTGCCGGCGGATCGCAAGGCGGTGGTTCTCCGCTTCCACGTGCTCCAGTCCTACTATCCCCTCGGTTCCCTCGAGTCCATCGTGAACCCCGTCCAGCCCACGCTCGCCACCGAGGACACCGGCGCCGGCCGCTTCACCCTCAACATCACCCGCGTCAACGGCTCGGTGGCCATCGACACCGGCGTGGTCCAGGCGTCCATCACCCGCACCGTGTTCGACCAGAACCCGGTAGCCATATTCGCCGTCTCCAAAGTGCTACTGCCAAGGGAAATCTTCACGGGGGAGACCAGCGGCGCGATGCAGGCGGTGGCTGCCGCGCCGCAGCCACCGGAGGCGGCAGGTCTGGCGCCGCAGGCGGCGGAGGAGGTGGACACACCGCCAGCGAGTATGTCGTCGCCACCGGGCGTCAGGGAAGATGTGACGTCAGGGGCGGACGGCCGCGAAGAGGTTGCTCTGTTTTGTACAGCGTCGCTCTATCTAATGCTGCTCTTACTG AGGAGGTTCCCATGCGGGACAAGGAGCTGA
- the LOC135597729 gene encoding nematode resistance protein-like HSPRO2 encodes MAASEISARSSPAPSNPKPFPSKSAAAPRGHDASAIVAYEHYLRLPELAKLWSSKDFPQWADESILKPALQGLEITFRFISLALSDPRPYANHREWKRRLESLAARQVELIATLCEEDGGAPIADLSSCKGLLSRDKSSQEVWKVPGTTSVVSRTSEKSLLPRLATWEKSEDVASKILFQIESQMQRCRFTLGLGEPNLAGKPTIEYDLVVRPSDLHALKRSPGGSKDAKDHEDQALCTIQQILESWLFAARELLARIEQRMDAKDWVQAGSDCWLLERVWKLLSEVEDLHLLMDPDDFLRLKSQLGIKATSGSEALCLRSTALLQVTSSCKDLKRTVPWILGVEADPNGGPRVQDAAMRLFHSRRRGEGDNLGKINLLQALQAVEAALKRFFFAYRQVVAAVMGSLETSGNRAVYAPSEALDSLSQMFLEPPYFPSLDAAKTFLGDFWQNDLSRSGGSSSNTKWH; translated from the coding sequence ATGGCAGCGTCTGAGATATCGGCGAGGTCGTCGCCCGCGCCTTCCAATCCCAAGCCGTTCCCCTCGAAGTCGGCTGCTGCTCCTCGGGGACATGACGCCTCCGCCATCGTCGCTTACGAGCACTACCTCCGCCTCCCCGAGTTGGCCAAGCTTTGGAGCTCCAAGGACTTCCCCCAGTGGGCCGACGAGTCCATACTCAAGCCGGCCCTGCAGGGCCTGGAGATCACCTTCCGGTTCATCTCGCTCGCCCTGTCCGACCCCCGGCCCTACGCGAACCACCGGGAATGGAAGCGGAGGCTGGAGTCCCTCGCCGCGCGCCAGGTCGAGCTCATCGCTACCTTGTGCGAAGAGGATGGCGGCGCCCCCATCGCCGACCTCAGCTCGTGCAAGGGCCTTCTGTCACGGGACAAGAGCTCGCAGGAGGTGTGGAAGGTTCCCGGCACGACCAGCGTGGTGAGCCGCACGAGCGAGAAGAGCCTGCTGCCGCGGCTGGCGACGTGGGAGAAGTCGGAGGACGTGGCCTCCAAGATCCTGTTCCAGATCGAGAGCCAGATGCAGCGGTGCCGGTTCACTCTGGGGTTGGGCGAGCCCAACCTCGCAGGGAAGCCCACGATCGAGTACGATCTCGTCGTCCGCCCGTCCGACCTCCACGCCCTGAAGAGGAGCCCCGGCGGATCGAAGGACGCCAAGGACCACGAAGACCAGGCGCTCTGCACGATCCAACAGATCCTCGAGTCGTGGCTCTTCGCCGCCCGCGAGCTCTTGGCTCGGATCGAGCAGAGGATGGACGCCAAGGACTGGGTGCAGGCCGGGAGCGATTGCTGGCTGCTCGAGCGCGTGTGGAAGCTGCTGTCGGAGGTGGAGGACCTCCACCTTCTGATGGACCCGGACGACTTCCTCCGGCTGAAGAGCCAGCTGGGCATCAAGGCCACCTCCGGCTCGGAGGCGCTCTGCCTCCGCTCGACGGCGCTGCTCCAGGTGACGAGCTCCTGCAAGGACCTGAAGCGGACGGTGCCGTGGATCCTGGGGGTGGAGGCGGACCCTAACGGGGGGCCTCGGGTGCAGGACGCCGCGATGAGGCTGTTCCACAGCCGGCGGAGGGGCGAGGGCGACAACCTCGGGAAGATAAATCTGCTACAGGCGTTGCAGGCCGTGGAGGCGGCGTTGAAGAGGTTCTTCTTTGCTTACCGGCAAGTGGTGGCGGCGGTCATGGGGAGCCTGGAAACGAGCGGCAACCGAGCCGTGTACGCGCCGTCGGAGGCGTTGGATTCGCTGTCGCAGATGTTCTTGGAGCCACCCTATTTCCCGAGCTTGGATGCGGCCAAGACGTTTCTGGGAGACTTCTGGCAGAACGATCTCAGCCGGAGCGGTGGCAGCTCTTCCAACACAAAGTGGCACTGA